A window of Malania oleifera isolate guangnan ecotype guangnan chromosome 2, ASM2987363v1, whole genome shotgun sequence genomic DNA:
atcaaAAAGTTGAATCGATGTTTCGTATAGAAAATGCTTGTAGAACGAACGTGTATGGGAGATTAGTATTGAAGATAGATAAactattaaaattaatatatatatatatatatatatatatatgcatttaatAGATGTATACGATATAAGCATTTCAATTCAAGTTAATCACTTGTTaactattttaaataaataagataattttttaattatttaattaaatttaaatttccttTGAAAGGGAAAAATTGGCATGACTACCAAATCtcaattattaattaaaagaaTGTCCCAATAGTTATACATTGTGGTGTCAATTGTCTATTTATAAgtgtaattttaattttttatcattatatttatatgttaattatatatataattaatacaacacatacacacacacacatatatatatatatatatatatatatatatgtagaaaaataTTATGAGTCCTATAACTTTGTTATCGACTCATATTATCGTGTGGGCCCTAATGTCATGGGCTCATCACCCTAAATATTTTGTATTTAATTGTGTTCAAAGTATAAATTTTGAAACTCCTAAACATAAAGTGAGTTATGTTTGAGAATGCGAATATGGTGTATTAATAGGAAGAAGGATTTTTCATGCAATTAGCATTTGCCACATCATCATTGTTGGTCGCAGTCCatgacttttatttttatttttaaaaatttttaactaTCAATGACACTTTTTGGACAAATTAAATTCCCCTTTCATTCTGCAGCCTACACTTCCCTTGAATAAAAAACCAGAGTCAAATCACCCCGAGTCATGGACTCCCGTACATGGCAAGCTAAGATTTACCAACACAGGGAGTGCCTTCCCAGAGTTgcccttttaaatttttaatacaaaaaattTCAAGACACTTTTCATACTCAACGCTGATTTAAACTCGCCCAAATAATTGAGAGATAATAATTAACAAAATACTGTATATAATTCCATTCGTATTAATTTATACAATATCACAAAAATCTGAGTATCAACTGCTACAATCCTGCATCTATGCATGATCTACCTGTAATAATAATTAACAAACAAATGAACAAATCAGCCGCCCGGCCGACCGGCGAGGTTCAAGAATCTCACTACAGGTAACAGTGAATCGCCGGAGGAGCATACGCAGCAGCGCTCCTCCCGCTCCTGAACTTCAAATCGTTCTCCAACGGCGTCAAGTTCAAGTCCAAACACAGCACCCTCTTGCTGCTCGATTTCTTCATGACGGCCGGCGCCATCTGCTGCGGCGACCCCAACCCTTCTCCGACCGTGGTGGCGCGGTGCCGCCGCATGTGGCCCCCGAGCGCCTGCCCGATCGCGAACTCCAGGCCGCAGATGGAGCACTCGTGCGTCTTGGGCTTCCCGGGCGAGCTCGGCGGGTGGCCAAGGTCGTCGGCGAAGATTCGGGGCTTCTTGTGGCTGGCCCGGTGGCCGCCCAGCGCCTGAAATGACGAGAACTGGCGGTTGCAGGTCTTGCACTCGAACACGCGCCCGGACAGCTGCGACGCCGACTGCGATTGCCCGACCCGCGATAGGAGCATGAGGCAGTTCGCCATGTCAAGGGACTCTCTCGCTCCatcttgtctctctctcttcatcGCTAAGGAAAAGTAGTTAATACTGCAATTCGCAACTCACGACCCTGTTGGTGTGAAATCTGAAAACTCAAAATTGCTGCTGCTGTTGTGGTTGTTGTTGGGAGTGGGAGCGAGGCTTTATAGTTTTGAGGAGGCGGTGGTCGAATGACGTAATTGCCCTCGATTTCTTGCGGGCTAAGGAGACGACGGCGCGAGCTTCTATGTAAATTCGGTGGGAGTGTCTGCGGTCGAGTGTCTAAGTACGTTTCATCGGCCGCGTGAGTGGGCCAATGGGGAGGGTCGTAGGGGGCGAGCTGGAAAGAAGTCGCTCGCGATCTTTCTAAATTCAGTCAGACTCGAGACCTTTCTAGAAGGTTTCACTCGCGGGCCCAAGCGCACCCCCGAGCGCGTGAGACTAGTCTCCGGCTACTTCGACATTAAGTCGACGCACGTTCGGGAATACAATTATGATTAATGACAGCAGCGGCATTTGTTGTACTATTTGCACTTCGCTGTCTCCAAAATCGCACGCGGAATCCGACGTGATACTTTgctgtgttttttgtttttgtttttgttttttttaatatattgtaTATGTTTTTTGTTTTGCACAATTTGATAATGAAATCACATTAATTTCACGAATTTAATCATGCAATTCccaaatttatgtattttaagaTTTATGTTTACTATATTATCTTTGaaattaatttgatattcatactattagaaaagagaaaataatagactttcttgaaattattttcaATGAATCTTCCTGGTTGTGATATGAGAAATGAGTTCCACCTATACGGATCTAAAAATAGATCTTATTCATTACGCATgcattttcttttgattttgtgGTATCTTAATTAGGTGAAAAATTATGCGACCGTTCATAATTTCACTTTTATTAATATTGAATGTATGAGAAGCAGGACTTATCTATCGCATGTTTCACATTTAAAAAATAAGCACACGAACAATATGGAATGGTGAGTCCCTTATATAATTTCTCGAGCTAGCGAGTTAGTCATCTTTCATTAATTAcactattttcattatttaaagAATTTATACCTAATTTTTGTGTATTTGAGGTGACGTTGTACACTTGCGATTTGATGGTGATTTAAGTATGTAAGCTTCACATTTCTTTGAAGGTGGGCCaccttgttttaaattttttttatatgataatgAATTTTAAATcataataaacttatattttagTAATCATAATCAACCGTCACACTTCTAATTACTGACCcgtcaattaaaataaaaatttcgaAAGAGAAGGGTGTATCGTAGCTAAATTATGAAatgaaaaaagagaagaaaaactacgagaagaaaagaaaaaaaagatgaaTGATGAGTGTACGATGAGAATTGGTAAATTTTACGCGCTACACGGAACACAAGACTATAATGCATAATCGAATATcaattaattttgtaatttatatatatatatatatatatatatatatatatatatatgcgcatGAATTTAGGAAATAAGAGAATTAAGCACATGCACCGCCCACTCCTTACACTGCACAGTGCATAAATATTCCCTTCCTGGAACAAGGGAGCCAAATTTAAAAGCAATAGAGAGGCACGTGCGGTGTAGGAAAGAATACCATGCGCCGCGGGTGAAGGTGCAGAGAGAGCACGCGCTCAGAGGGCGAGTGGAGGGAGAGGATTAAGTTCATGAGTGTGAAAGCAAAGTAGGATGGATGGGAGTCAGCGGAGAGGAAAGTAGAAGGGGAATGTTACGTTATGTGAAATTGGAATTAGTACAACTACTAGGTGGGAACAGGCCGGCTATTCTTAACCAAAATTAAGGTTAGGTTTACAACTCAGAAAATACTACAATTCAaaaattttttagataaaattttgaatttttatgcaAACAGTTTACATTGATAGTTGCAtttattacaatatataataagAGTGAATCCTTTGTGTGAACACATTGTAGCCCTCAAGTTGTGACAATGATGTATGTAATGGACGTATATTGTGGGGATTGTTAAGTATGGTTATGAGCCTATATTTGTGGAGAACGTGTGAAAGGGTATTGTATTGAATATTAATTtaaggaaatttaaaaataaaagaatctCGTAAAAAGAGGAATCACATGCATTATGTGAGGGAAATAATCGAGAAAAGAGGGAGGAGCGAATGAACTGTACAATGGTCCGACGAGAAAAAATATAAGACCCACTAGTTCAAGATATCAGACTCATGTGACATAAGAAAAATGGTTATGATTGAAGCAGTCAAGTGGGGTCCACTCTACTTATTCTGCTCTTTTCTTGTTAAATAGATAAGCTAGGTTCGCTCATCTAAAATAACATTACTTAATTGTGATGTAAgggtgaatatatatatatatatatattatacatattatttttaaaaataataaatatgaatgAAAATTTAATTGAATTGACTCAAGTGATAAGGACaatttgtgactttggtgactcTAAGGTCACGGGATCAATTGTCCCTTGATAATTTATTCCGATGAATTATCATATGTGCGTCA
This region includes:
- the LOC131149574 gene encoding zinc finger protein ZAT11-like; its protein translation is MKRERQDGARESLDMANCLMLLSRVGQSQSASQLSGRVFECKTCNRQFSSFQALGGHRASHKKPRIFADDLGHPPSSPGKPKTHECSICGLEFAIGQALGGHMRRHRATTVGEGLGSPQQMAPAVMKKSSSKRVLCLDLNLTPLENDLKFRSGRSAAAYAPPAIHCYL